One genomic window of Acidobacteriota bacterium includes the following:
- a CDS encoding deoxyribodipyrimidine photo-lyase: MAFRRVLHWFRRDFRLEDNTALLTACAQAAEVIPVYIFDPGWLSRPDTSPERMVFLLDSVHSLHQALRQVGSYLVLRRGDPAQVLDQLLKETQSEAIFVNRIVDPYFRIQGRQLDQHLRQRGCELRSCQDVMLHPPKSVLTKTGTPYTVFTRYKKSALTVPVRTPQPAPAHITTPAGIASDPIPTAQELGFSTLATLPKGGILEAHHCLDEFAASRLTRYADQRDLPYLEGTSRLSPYLHFGCLSPRRVFWTAFQALQDTQPGTASRESVETWISELLWRDFYLQILYHFPDVETGAFNPVYNDLVWDRSEENFARWCQGQTGFPIVDAGMRQLNTTGWMHNRVRMIVASFLTKDLLINWQWGERYFMQHLVDGDLAANNGGWQWAASTGTDAQPYFRIFNPISQGQKFDPKGEYVRRYIPELKHVPEKWIHTPWDIPAKYQDSLRCRVGIEYPKPIVDHARQRALALDMFQQVK; this comes from the coding sequence ATGGCTTTTCGGCGGGTTCTTCACTGGTTTCGGCGCGATTTTCGACTTGAAGATAACACGGCGTTATTGACTGCCTGTGCCCAGGCAGCAGAGGTCATCCCAGTCTATATTTTTGATCCAGGCTGGCTTTCAAGACCTGATACCAGCCCTGAACGAATGGTGTTTTTGCTGGATAGTGTACACAGCCTGCATCAGGCGCTCCGCCAGGTTGGGAGCTATCTGGTTCTTCGCCGTGGTGATCCAGCACAGGTGCTCGATCAACTTCTAAAAGAAACCCAGTCAGAAGCGATCTTTGTCAATCGAATTGTTGATCCGTATTTTCGGATTCAAGGTCGCCAGCTTGACCAGCACTTGCGTCAGCGTGGATGCGAGTTGCGAAGTTGCCAGGATGTGATGCTCCATCCGCCGAAAAGTGTTCTGACCAAAACCGGAACGCCCTACACGGTGTTTACTCGTTATAAGAAGAGTGCCCTGACGGTTCCAGTTCGAACACCACAACCGGCACCAGCGCACATCACTACCCCAGCCGGCATTGCGTCTGACCCAATTCCCACCGCCCAGGAGCTTGGATTTTCGACGCTTGCCACACTGCCCAAAGGTGGAATCCTGGAAGCCCACCACTGCCTGGACGAGTTTGCCGCCTCACGTCTCACCCGATATGCCGACCAGCGTGACCTGCCGTACCTTGAAGGTACATCGCGGTTATCACCATACCTGCACTTTGGGTGTCTCTCTCCGCGCCGTGTTTTCTGGACCGCCTTTCAGGCACTGCAAGACACGCAACCGGGCACGGCCTCTCGGGAATCAGTTGAAACCTGGATCTCAGAACTGCTGTGGCGGGATTTCTATCTTCAAATTCTCTACCACTTCCCAGACGTTGAAACCGGCGCGTTCAACCCTGTTTACAACGATCTGGTGTGGGATAGGTCAGAAGAGAACTTTGCCCGCTGGTGTCAGGGCCAGACCGGATTTCCAATTGTGGATGCCGGTATGCGCCAGTTGAATACCACCGGCTGGATGCATAATCGGGTTCGCATGATCGTGGCTTCATTTCTGACCAAGGATCTGCTGATCAACTGGCAATGGGGCGAACGCTATTTTATGCAGCATCTGGTGGATGGCGATCTGGCGGCGAACAATGGCGGCTGGCAGTGGGCGGCTTCAACCGGAACCGATGCCCAGCCCTATTTCCGGATCTTCAACCCGATTTCGCAAGGGCAAAAATTTGATCCCAAAGGAGAGTATGTCAGACGCTATATCCCTGAATTAAAACATGTTCCAGAAAAGTGGATTCACACTCCGTGGGATATACCGGCCAAATATCAAGATTCATTGCGGTGTCGTGTAGGCATCGAGTATCCAAAACCTATCGTGGACCATGCCCGGCAACGAGCACTGGCGCTGGATATGTTTCAACAGGTGAAATAA
- a CDS encoding AP2 domain-containing protein, whose translation MATRKYKSITRIDRPDRNHHAWYVRVAYKGTLVAKHFADRKYGGKRKALSEAIKFRNQTETEMGKPRTDRVVVTRNPFNKTGVIGVRRTVKRSRSVSEGRPLGNVFEVTWAPAPGVIKRATFSIDKYGEDEAFRRACEFRSKKEREIYK comes from the coding sequence ATGGCCACCCGAAAGTATAAGTCGATCACCCGGATCGATCGTCCAGATCGAAACCATCATGCGTGGTATGTCCGCGTAGCCTATAAAGGAACGTTAGTCGCCAAGCACTTTGCCGACCGCAAATACGGCGGCAAGCGCAAGGCGCTGTCCGAAGCCATCAAATTCCGCAACCAGACCGAAACCGAGATGGGGAAACCTCGGACGGATCGAGTTGTGGTCACCCGTAACCCATTTAACAAAACCGGTGTCATTGGGGTGCGTCGGACGGTCAAACGTTCGCGCTCGGTCAGTGAAGGACGACCATTAGGCAATGTGTTTGAAGTCACCTGGGCACCAGCGCCGGGCGTCATCAAACGTGCGACCTTCTCAATTGACAAATATGGCGAAGACGAAGCCTTTCGCCGGGCTTGTGAATTTCGGTCCAAAAAAGAACGTGAAATTTACAAGTAA